The following proteins are encoded in a genomic region of Zea mays cultivar B73 chromosome 9, Zm-B73-REFERENCE-NAM-5.0, whole genome shotgun sequence:
- the LOC103637805 gene encoding protein DMP3 — translation MASSPQTVIQMSSPRANAATAPQTTPNKVVGADADNRVPAMAATAGSGGTMADKVMTSAANLAQLLPTGTVLAYQALSPSFTRHGVDCTASNQWLTAALVGVLAGLSLLLSFTDSVVGTDGRLYYGVATPRGFNVFNLSGQEEGLQWAPGQLRRLRLRPLDYVHAIFAAVVFLTVAFSDVGLQRCFFPHAGANTSELLKNLPLGTAFLSSFVFLIFPTTRKGIGYSDTTPHQKASDDDDATTPVLLPTKSHQHTV, via the coding sequence ATGGCATCGTCTCCTCAGACCGTGATCCAGATGTCTTCGCCGCGGGCCAACGCCGCCACAGCACCGCAGACGACGCCCAATAAGGTCGTCGGAGCCGACGCCGACAACCGTGtgccggcgatggcggcaacagCAGGCTCCGGCGGGACAATGGCGGACAAGGTGATGACGAGCGCGGCGAACCTGGCGCAGCTGCTGCCGACGGGCACGGTGCTGGCGTACCAGGCGCTGTCGCCGTCCTTCACGAGGCACGGCGTGGACTGCACGGCGTCGAACCAGTGGCTGACGGCGGCGCTGGTGGGCGTCCTGGCGGGGCTCTCCCTCCTGCTCTCCTTCACGGACAGCGTCGTGGGGACCGACGGCAGGCTGTACTACGGCGTGGCCACGCCGCGCGGGTTCAACGTGTTCAACCTGTCCGGCCAGGAGGAGGGTCTGCAGTGGGCGCCCGGCCAGCTCCGGAGGCTGCGGCTCCGCCCGCTCGACTACGTGCACGCCATCTTCGCCGCCGTCGTCTTCCTCACCGTGGCGTTCAGCGACGTCGGCCTGCAGCGCTGCTTCTTCCCCCACGCCGGCGCCAACACCAGCGAGCTCCTCAAGAACCTCCCGCTCGGGACCGCGTTCCTGTCCAGCTTCGTGTTCTTGATCTTCCCTACCACCAGGAAGGGCATCGGGTACAGCGACACCACCCCGCACCAAAAGGCATCGGATGACGACGATGCAACGACACCAGTACTACTCCCCACCAAAAGCCACCAGCATACGGTCTAG
- the LOC100383279 gene encoding DNA polymerase lambda-like, producing MAPKRKPAAAAKSDPDGIFRGVSAFIVPNGVQARRLVVWKQRLVQMGGRVVEKPTKGELAGVNHVLAMDAKALLRELDAAWLHRFRGSVVSFEWIEECLKSGERLPIHNFAINYEKEFKPKNAVCTGNLVASRPSKRTKMSSEYPGDHQIISGGDREKELAAGGPPGASAHVVEGSSAGKQPNQYASSQSSSADSKDTIGSHGTFGIEEASSGGPSIYAPADLNKNITKIFGRLIDIYRALGDDRRSFSYYKAIPVIEKLPFKIESADQVKGLPTIGKSLKDHINEIVTTGKLSKLEHFENDEKVRTISLFGEVWGVGPATALKLYEKGHRTLDDLQRDESLTNAQRIGLKFFDDIKQRIPRHDVSEMEKLLQDVGTDILPGVTIVCGGSYRRGKASCGDMDIIITHPDGESHVGFLSKFVQRLKEINFLREDLIFSIHSVDGTDSGVDTYFGLCTYPGRELRHRIDLKVYPRNRYACGLLAWTGNDVLNRRFRLLAESKGYVLDDTGLYLATRGSGGKHAGRSDAIVNCHTEKDVFETLGFPWLEPHERNL from the exons ATGGCGCCGAAGCGGAAGCCTGCCGCGGCGGCGAAGTCGGACCCTGATGGCATATTCCGCGGCGTCTCCGCTTTCATCGTTCCCAACGGCGTCCAGGCTCGCCGCCTCGTG GTGTGGAAGCAGAGGCTGGTGCAGATGGGGGGCCGAGTCGTGGAGAAGCCCACGAAGGGCGAGCTGGCGGGGGTCAACCACGTGTTGGCCATGGACGCCAAGGCGCTACTCCGGGAGCTTGACGCCGCTTGGCTCCACCGCTTCCGCGGG AGTGTGGTGTCCTTCGAATGGATTGAGGAGTGCCTCAAGTCTGGGGAGAGGCTGCCCATCCACAACTTTGCAATCAATTACGAAAAGGAATTTAAGCCAAAGAATGCGGTTTGCACTGGAAATCTAGTTGCGTCACGGCCCTCTAAAAGGACCAAAATGTCGTCTGAGTATCCTGGGGACCACCAGATAATTAGTGGAGGGGATAGGGAGAAGGAACTAGCAGCTGGAGGGCCTCCAGGTGCAAGTGCACATGTGGTTGAAGGATCAAGTGCGGGGAAGCAGCCTAACCAGTATGCAAGTAGCCAAAGTAGCTCAGCAGATTCCAAGGACACCATAGGTTCGCATGGTACATTTGGCATAGAG GAAGCCTCTTCTGGAGGACCCAGCATATATGCTCCAGCAGACTTGAACAAGAACATCACCAAAATTTTTGGAAGGCTTATCGATATATATAGGG CCCTGGGAGATGACAGAAGATCATTTAGTTATTACAAGGCCATACCGGTGATTGAGAAATTGCCATTCAAAATCGAAAGTGCTGATCAAGTTAAAGGTCTCCCTACTATCGGGAAATCTTTGAAAGACCAT ATAAATGAAATAGTCACCACTGGAAAACTTTCCAAGCTGGAACACTTTGAGAATGATGAAAAG GTACGAACGATCAGTTTATTCGGTGAAGTTTGGGGAGTTGGTCCTGCAACTGCGCTCAAGTTATATGAGAAGGGACACCGTACTCTTGATGATCTACAGAGAGATGAGTCACTTACAAATGCACAGAGGATTGGATTAAAGTTTTTTGATGATATCAAGCAAAGAATACCCCGACATGAC GTTAGCGAGATGGAGAAACTTTTACAAGATGTTGGGACTGATATCTTGCCTGGG GTAACAATTGTTTGTGGAGGATCATATAGACGCGGTAAAGCATCTTGTGGTGACATGGATATTATTATAACTCATCCTGATGGAGAAAG CCATGTAGGATTTTTATCCAAGTTTGTTCAACGGCTGAAGGAAATTAACTTTTTGAGGGAGGATCTTATCTTTAGCATACACAGTGTTGAT GGGACTGATAGCGGGGTTGACACATACTTTGGTCTTTGCACATACCCTGGGCGTGAGCTGCGGCACCGCATCGACTTAAAG GTGTACCCGAGGAACAGATATGCATGTGGTCTGCTTGCATGGACTGGAAATGATGTACTAAATCGGCG ATTTAGGCTACTAGCAGAATCCAAAGGATATGTACTTGACGATACTGGATTATACCTAGCTACACGCGGCAGTGGTGGAAAGCAT GCTGGCAGATCAGACGCCATAGTTAACTGTCACACCGAGAAGGATGTGTTTGAGACGCTTGGATTCCCTTGGCTGGAACCACATGAGCGCAAcctttag